One Brassica oleracea var. oleracea cultivar TO1000 chromosome C7, BOL, whole genome shotgun sequence genomic window carries:
- the LOC106306586 gene encoding UDP-glucuronate 4-epimerase 6-like codes for MPLSATGDTSKTVKLERYNSYLRKIHSTKVLKASSKVLFRATLLIALVLVLLFAVNYHPHSDSHHLHRRSFLSTGLFSSSSASSSLGGGAAWEKRVRQSSTAKRQHGLSVLVTGAAGFVGSHCSIALRKRGDGVLGFDNFNDYYDPSLKRARQHLLEKNQVFIVEGDLNDGPLLRKLFDIVPFTHVLHLAAQAGVRYAMKNPQSYISSNIAGLVNLLEVAKAANPQPAIVWASSSSVYGLNTENPFSEEHRTDQPASLYAATKKAGEEIAHTYNHIYGLSLTGLRFFTVYGPWGRPDMAYFFFTKDILHGKSIDIYRTQDNQEVARDFTYIDDIVKGCVGALDTAEKSTGSGGKKRGPAQLRVYNLGNTSPVPVGRLVSILEGLLGTKAKKHLIKMPRNGDVPYTHANVSLAYRDFGYKPTTDLAAGLRKFVKWYVSYYGIQPRVKKENSHADESA; via the coding sequence ATGCCACTGTCGGCGACGGGGGATACAAGCAAGACGGTGAAGCTGGAGAGGTACAACAGCTACCTCCGGAAGATCCACAGCACAAAAGTTCTCAAAGCTTCTTCTAAAGTTCTTTTCCGAGCAACACTCCTCATCGCTCTAGTCCTTGTCCTACTCTTCGCAGTCAACTACCATCCACACTCCGACAGCCACCATCTCCACCGACGCAGCTTCTTATCCACCGGACTCTTCTCTTCCTCCTCCGCCTCCTCCTCTCTAGGCGGAGGAGCCGCTTGGGAGAAGCGCGTGAGACAATCCTCAACAGCAAAACGACAACACGGCCTCTCCGTCCTCGTCACCGGAGCTGCCGGATTCGTCGGATCTCACTGCTCAATCGCGCTTAGGAAACGCGGCGACGGAGTTTTAGGATTCGACAACTTCAACGACTACTACGATCCATCACTCAAAAGAGCGAGACAACACCTCCTAGAGAAGAACCAAGTGTTCATCGTCGAAGGAGATCTCAACGACGGGCCTCTCCTGCGTAAGCTCTTCGACATCGTCCCTTTCACTCACGTCCTCCACTTAGCAGCTCAAGCCGGAGTTCGTTACGCCATGAAGAACCCTCAGTCTTATATCAGCTCAAACATCGCTGGTCTGGTTAACCTCCTCGAAGTAGCCAAAGCAGCTAACCCTCAGCCTGCGATCGTCTGGGCTTCGTCTAGCTCCGTGTACGGACTCAACACCGAGAATCCCTTCTCTGAAGAACACAGAACGGATCAGCCGGCGAGTCTTTACGCGGCGACGAAGAAAGCAGGTGAGGAGATAGCTCACACTTACAACCACATCTACGGTCTTTCTTTAACCGGACTCCGGTTCTTTACGGTTTACGGTCCTTGGGGAAGACCAGACATGGCTTACTTCTTCTTCACTAAGGACATACTACACGGGAAGTCTATCGACATCTACCGGACTCAGGACAATCAAGAAGTGGCGCGTGACTTCACCTACATCGACGACATCGTTAAAGGATGTGTCGGTGCGTTAGATACGGCGGAGAAGAGCACGGGAAGTGGCGGAAAGAAGCGAGGACCGGCTCAGCTACGTGTCTACAATCTCGGGAACACTTCTCCGGTTCCGGTCGGGAGATTGGTTTCGATATTGGAAGGGTTGTTGGGGACGAAAGCGAAGAAGCATCTGATCAAAATGCCTAGAAACGGTGACGTACCTTACACGCATGCGAATGTCAGCTTAGCGTATAGAGATTTCGGGTATAAACCGACGACGGATCTTGCGGCGGGGTTGAGGAAGTTCGTCAAGTGGTACGTTAGTTATTATGGGATACAGCCGAGGGTGAAAAAGGAAAACTCTCACGCCGACGAATCCGCTTAA
- the LOC106302641 gene encoding uncharacterized protein LOC106302641 translates to MEAVTHGKTVYLSFVYGDPVPKLREQVWERLTRYGLARSEPWFIIGDLNEITGNHEKDGGSLRKYLGMVASDHRPVVAYLDDKVTRRKGQFRFDKRWIGQEGLLESITMGWSDYSATRETGIVEKNSNCRHEIAKWRKNNPPYGKDKINELQKALEEVQTDNSRSQEDIIEVSKKLQDAYKDEEGYWHQKSRNTWYTSGDLNTKFYHALTKQRRVRNRIVGLYDALGNWITEDMGVEKVAVDYFEELFTTTSPTEFDDFLTEVSPGITPQMN, encoded by the exons ATGGAAGCGGTGACCCACGGAAAGACGGTTTATCTTTCGTTTGTGTATGGTGATCCTGTTCCAAAATTAAGAGAACAAGTGTGGGAACGTTTGACGAGATATGGGCTTGCGCGTTCAGAACCTTGGTTCATCATTGGGGATTTAAATGAGATTACTGGAAATCATGAAAAGGATGGAGGATCACTGCGGA AATACTTAGGGATGGTGGCTTCTGATCATCGCCCAGTTGTGGCTTATCTGGATGATAAAGTCACTAGGAGAAAAGGGCAATTTCGGTTTGATAAAAGATGGATTGGACAAGAAGGTCTTTTGGAATCAATTACAATGGGCTGGTCAGATTATAGTGCAACAAGGGAAACTGGAATAGTGGAAAAAAATAGTAATTGTCGACATGAAATTGCCAAATGGCGAAAAAATAATCCTCCTTATGGGAAGGACAAAATTAATGAATTACAAAAAGCTCTTGAAGAGGTACAAACAGATAATTCTAGATCTCAGGAGGATATTATCGAGGTCTCAAAGAAGTTGCAAGATGCATATAAAGATGAAGAGGGGTATTGGCACCAAAAGAGTAGGAATACGTGGTACACATCGGGGGATCTCAATACAAAATTCTATCATGCTTTGACTAAGCAACGACGGGTACGTAATCGGATTGTGGGTTTATATGATGCTTTGGGAAATTGGATTACGGAAGATATGGGTGTGGAAAAAGTGGCAGTGGACTATTTCGAAGAGCTTTTCACTACCACTTCTCCAACGGAGTTTGATGACTTTCTCACAGAGGTATCACCGGGTATTACTCCTCAGATGAACTAA
- the LOC106305305 gene encoding LOW QUALITY PROTEIN: protein ECERIFERUM 26-like (The sequence of the model RefSeq protein was modified relative to this genomic sequence to represent the inferred CDS: deleted 1 base in 1 codon) has product MPRLQEEGSGPVHGFWMSTVGSARPTETGTVHQPTGLDLAMKLHYIKSVYIYSAETTRDLTVMHVKETFFTVLDQISWITGRLRRRDSGRPFIKCNDCGTRVVESQCDLTVDEWLCAPDRSVDESLVYHQPIGPELAYSPLIYIQMTRFKCGGLAIGFSWAHIIGDPHSLSHFFNLWTRALAGEQIYFPKTSDLERCFQNPNSTGKEPVSIKRVDPVGDLWVAPSNSKMTTYSFNVLTVTNIKTNFPANGNVFEILSGIIWKCIAKSRGEPEPVTITIIRSDPNGLKPRVVRNSQMISSVHVDFSVAEAKLEEIVKAIGKATDERSEINKIGESDDGALDFVVYGAKLTFVDMSEVGFYDAKVKDTSPRSVYCNVQGIGDDGEVVVLPAAVEEEMVVTVTLPEDEIEKVKWELKKCGLIKALINGE; this is encoded by the exons ATGCCTCGACTTCAAGAAGAGGGAAGCGGTCCAGTTCATGGCTTCTGGATGTCGACAGTGGGTTCAGCCCGACCGACAGAAACTGGTACAGTTCACCAACCCACCGGTTTAGACCTAGCCATGAAACTCCACTACATAAAGTCGGTTTATATTTACTCAGCCGAGACGACACGTGATTTAACCGTGATGCACGTGAAAGAGACCTTTTTCACAGTACTCGACCAAATCTCATGGATCACTGGCAGGTTAAGGCGGCGTGACTCGGGACGTCCGTTCATAAAGTGTAACGACTGTGGCACGCGTGTCGTTGAAAGTCAGTGCGATCTCACAGTGGATGAGTGGCTATGTGCACCGGACCGGTCCGTTGATGAGTCTTTGGTTTATCATCAACCAATTGGACCGGAGTTGGCATACTCTCCTTTGATATATATTCAG ATGACCCGGTTTAAGTGCGGTGGATTAGCTATTGGCTTTAGCTGGGCACATATCATTGGAGACCCACACTCTCTTTCTCACTTTTTCAACTTATGGACTCGGGCCTTAGCTGGTGAACAGATCTACTTCCCGAAAACCTCTGACCTGGAAAGATGTTTCCAAAACCCGAATTCTACGGGCAAAGAACCGGTTTCCATCAAACGGGTTGACCCGGTTGGAGACCTCTGGGTCGCTCCGAGTAATAGCAAAATGACAACATACTCCTTCAATGTA TTAACGGTCACGAATATAAAAACAAACTTTCCGGCAAACGGAAATGTGTTCGAGATTCTCAGTGGGATTATATGGAAATGCATAGCGAAGTCGAGGGGAGAACCTGAGCCGGTTACGATCACGATCATCAGATCGGATCCGAACGGACTAAAACCTAGAGTGGTGAGAAACAGTCAGATGATTAGCTCCGTTCACGTCGACTTTTCGGTGGCGGAAGCGAAGTTGGAGGAGATCGTGAAAGCAATCGGAAAAGCAACCGATGAAAGGTCTGAGATCAATAAGATTGGAGAGAGTGATGATGGTGCTTTGGATTTCGTCGTCTACGGTGCGAAACTGACGTTTGTGGATATGAGCGAAGTTGGTTTCTACGACGCGAAAGTGAAGGATACGTCGCCAAGGTCGGTTTATTGTAATGTTCAGGGGATAGGGGATGATGGAGAGGTGGTGGTTTTGCCGGCGGCTGTGGAGGAGGAGATGGTTGTGACTGTGACGTTGCCGGAGGATGAGATTGAGAAGGTTAAATGGGAACTCAAGAAGTGTGGTTTAATCAAGGCCTTAATTAACGGAGAATGA